The following are encoded in a window of Solidesulfovibrio magneticus RS-1 genomic DNA:
- a CDS encoding HDOD domain-containing protein has translation MAWLPVDALESGMTLASDLKGPDGNMLLPKGIVLTESHIASLRRRGVVQADVGSGQDEAMASAANLDPALIEASAQYVVRRFAANDVEHPAVAAVYEAAVLRQARELAAGAPLLPDIFPSPRAESMPDMFFREEGSVKDIVTSEVKLASFPDIYFKIRQILDSPTSSPSQVADVVSKDTSLSAKLLKLVNSPFYGLPQRIDSISRAVMVIGGQEISTLVLGISAMNAFKDIPPELINMRTFWEHSVAVGVYARLLGAAAGQGGAERLFVAGILHDIGRLVLFKKMPHAAVEAIYYAKANGLPLYAAEEEVMGFSHPLVGGLLLRAWKFPDALVSCVACHHKPASCAGNVEPAILHVADFMAVGMGISPPASFVAPILDAPAWERIGVAPERLGELAEAGLSQVEEIVSAFFPVRKH, from the coding sequence GTGGCCTGGTTGCCTGTGGACGCCCTGGAATCCGGCATGACCCTGGCCTCCGATCTCAAGGGGCCGGACGGCAACATGCTGTTGCCCAAGGGGATCGTCCTTACCGAGAGCCATATCGCCAGCCTGCGGCGTCGCGGCGTGGTCCAGGCCGACGTGGGCAGCGGCCAGGACGAGGCCATGGCCAGTGCGGCCAATCTCGACCCGGCCCTGATCGAAGCCAGCGCCCAGTACGTGGTCAGGCGTTTTGCCGCCAACGACGTCGAGCATCCGGCCGTGGCCGCCGTCTACGAAGCCGCCGTGCTGCGTCAGGCCCGGGAACTGGCCGCCGGCGCGCCGCTTTTGCCCGATATTTTTCCGAGTCCCCGGGCCGAGTCCATGCCCGACATGTTTTTCCGCGAGGAAGGCAGCGTCAAGGACATCGTCACCAGCGAAGTCAAGCTGGCGTCTTTCCCGGACATCTATTTCAAGATCCGCCAGATCCTCGATTCGCCCACCAGCTCGCCCAGCCAGGTGGCCGACGTCGTCAGCAAGGACACGAGCCTTTCGGCCAAGCTCTTAAAGCTCGTCAACAGCCCCTTTTACGGGCTGCCCCAGCGCATCGACTCCATTTCCCGGGCGGTCATGGTCATCGGCGGCCAGGAGATCTCCACCCTGGTGCTCGGCATTTCGGCCATGAACGCCTTCAAGGACATTCCCCCGGAACTGATCAACATGCGCACGTTCTGGGAGCATTCCGTGGCTGTGGGCGTCTACGCCCGGCTGCTGGGCGCGGCGGCCGGCCAGGGCGGGGCCGAACGGCTGTTCGTGGCCGGCATCCTCCACGACATCGGCCGGCTGGTGCTGTTCAAGAAGATGCCCCACGCGGCCGTGGAGGCCATCTACTACGCCAAGGCCAACGGCTTGCCGCTCTACGCCGCCGAGGAAGAGGTCATGGGGTTTTCCCATCCCTTGGTCGGCGGGCTGCTGTTGCGGGCCTGGAAGTTCCCCGACGCGTTGGTGTCCTGCGTGGCCTGCCATCACAAGCCGGCCAGTTGCGCCGGCAATGTCGAGCCGGCCATCCTCCACGTGGCCGATTTCATGGCCGTGGGCATGGGCATTTCGCCGCCGGCCTCCTTTGTCGCGCCCATCCTCGACGCCCCGGCCTGGGAGCGGATCGGCGTCGCCCCCGAGCGCCTGGGCGAGCTGGCCGAGGCCGGGCTGTCCCAGGTGGAAGAGATCGTCAGCGCCTTTTTCCCTGTCCGCAAGCATTGA
- the ahbD gene encoding heme b synthase, giving the protein MQHPHSKGSGHPHGMGSGHPGGHPLGHPGGHPQTGPAGAPPLRLVAWEVTRACNLACKHCRAEACLDPWPGEFDTKDAKALIDTFPETGSPIIIFTGGEPLLRPDIFDLVRHARSRDLRCVMAPNGTLVTPENAREIKASGIARCSISIDAPTAADHDDFRGVPGAFEGALRGIEYLKSAGMEFQINTTVTRHNMGNFKEIFKLAEKLGAAAWHIFLLVPTGRAAQLGAEIITAKEYEEVLNWFYDFRKTTTMHLKATCAPHYYRIMRQRAKAEGLAVTPDTFGMDAMTRGCLGGTGFCFISAVGQVQPCGYLDLDCGQVREKPFPEIWRTSRQFLQFRNKEEYEGKCGVCQYHRVCGGCRARAQTMSGNYMAPEPLCDYTPPKAGEE; this is encoded by the coding sequence ATGCAGCATCCCCACAGCAAAGGTTCCGGCCATCCCCACGGCATGGGCTCCGGCCACCCCGGCGGCCATCCCCTCGGGCATCCGGGCGGCCACCCCCAGACCGGCCCGGCCGGCGCGCCGCCGCTTCGCCTCGTCGCCTGGGAAGTCACCCGGGCCTGCAACCTGGCCTGCAAGCACTGCCGGGCCGAAGCCTGCCTCGATCCCTGGCCGGGCGAGTTCGACACGAAAGACGCCAAGGCGCTTATCGACACCTTCCCCGAGACCGGCAGCCCCATCATCATCTTCACCGGCGGCGAGCCGCTGCTGCGTCCCGACATCTTCGACCTCGTGCGCCACGCCAGAAGCCGCGACCTGCGCTGCGTCATGGCCCCCAACGGCACGCTCGTCACCCCGGAAAACGCCCGGGAGATCAAGGCCTCGGGCATTGCCCGCTGCTCCATCTCGATAGACGCCCCCACCGCCGCCGACCACGACGACTTCCGGGGCGTGCCCGGCGCGTTTGAAGGGGCCCTTCGCGGCATCGAATACTTGAAATCGGCCGGCATGGAGTTCCAGATCAACACCACCGTGACCCGGCACAACATGGGAAACTTCAAGGAGATCTTCAAACTGGCCGAAAAGCTCGGGGCCGCTGCCTGGCATATCTTCCTGCTGGTGCCCACCGGCCGGGCCGCCCAGCTTGGGGCCGAAATCATCACGGCCAAGGAATACGAGGAAGTCCTCAACTGGTTCTACGACTTCCGCAAGACCACCACGATGCACTTGAAGGCCACCTGCGCTCCGCACTACTACAGGATCATGCGCCAGCGGGCCAAGGCCGAGGGCCTGGCCGTCACCCCGGACACCTTCGGCATGGACGCCATGACCCGGGGGTGCCTTGGCGGCACCGGCTTTTGCTTCATCTCGGCCGTGGGCCAGGTCCAGCCCTGCGGCTATCTCGATCTCGACTGCGGCCAGGTGCGCGAAAAGCCGTTCCCGGAAATCTGGCGCACCTCGCGGCAGTTCCTCCAGTTCCGCAACAAGGAGGAGTACGAAGGCAAGTGCGGCGTGTGCCAGTACCACCGCGTCTGCGGCGGCTGCCGCGCCCGGGCCCAGACCATGTCCGGCAACTACATGGCCCCGGAACCCCTGTGCGACTACACCCCGCCCAAGGCGGGCGAGGAATAA
- a CDS encoding glycosyltransferase family 39 protein, with the protein MTLSRFLWPFSPAVRSDPGRPGLADDGPAVRAVFWAILLVAAWLRFFHLETPSMWLDEILVPMAARHPVSYLFDLVTTSEVHPPTYYLLVKLLMACGVSDFALRSLSATFGLASVAAIFVLSRRHAGLAPALFAMAFLAATPLALYVSRVVRMYAILVFLLICSTGFLLAWAQSGSRRDLLRLVGVNLVMTSLHYVSFMILASQFAAVLWIAPRRGGRRPWPDIGLYLAGSALAVGLVAPFFISRLLRTHRGQFMGYSYLEAAGNMLAKVGETLWFFPHQWPAAVFFALIVLVGLVLAARLRSNLGRVVLCLGVLPVVFLGATKYDYYAFNVWHLSFLLVPFSMAFGLAAARLSARVAAQVPAAAAALVLATGLGAWMLGPRYDAFYAPDTAILPFFTLSKPLARNLPPLIGQDGAVVFCDMCTLNGYYWYADQYGAGDRIRAQAVEQGQAVRPVRFVSGSGSFGGFAKTEAEFLARYGAPASVEKTFQAAVYRFDVAKTPLPAIGALPYTATAEAGLTSFFAGVDRAWGLTLNPDWGGAAGPADTGEGGFEYVIENHVAGPQLVVCHQELVNTGRGNTYVVRYRFNDESFVEAARLTGPSPAVDLGFVAERREPYKRLTIRVEMVLAPYTADFAGGNQSTLGFKRLDVKVIPLEEAVTASAVAGKEGGS; encoded by the coding sequence GTGACCCTGTCGCGCTTCTTGTGGCCTTTTTCTCCGGCCGTCAGGTCCGATCCGGGCCGGCCCGGCCTTGCCGACGACGGGCCGGCCGTGCGGGCCGTCTTCTGGGCCATCCTGCTCGTCGCCGCCTGGCTGCGCTTTTTCCACCTGGAAACGCCGTCCATGTGGCTCGACGAGATTCTCGTGCCCATGGCCGCCCGCCATCCGGTGTCCTACCTCTTCGATCTGGTCACCACCTCCGAGGTGCACCCGCCCACGTATTATCTGCTGGTCAAACTCCTGATGGCCTGCGGCGTGTCGGATTTCGCCCTGCGCAGCCTTTCGGCGACTTTTGGCCTGGCCAGCGTGGCCGCGATCTTTGTCCTGTCCCGCCGCCATGCCGGCCTGGCCCCGGCCCTGTTCGCCATGGCCTTCCTGGCGGCCACGCCCTTGGCGCTGTACGTGTCCCGGGTGGTGCGGATGTACGCCATCCTCGTTTTTCTCCTCATCTGCTCCACCGGTTTCCTCCTGGCCTGGGCCCAGAGCGGCTCCCGGCGCGACCTGCTGCGCCTGGTCGGCGTCAATCTGGTCATGACCAGCCTGCACTACGTCTCGTTTATGATCCTGGCCTCCCAGTTCGCGGCCGTGCTGTGGATCGCTCCGCGTCGGGGCGGCCGCCGGCCCTGGCCCGACATCGGCCTCTACCTGGCCGGTTCGGCCCTGGCCGTGGGCCTGGTGGCGCCGTTTTTCATCAGCCGCCTGCTGCGCACCCATCGCGGCCAGTTCATGGGCTATTCCTATCTGGAGGCGGCCGGCAACATGCTGGCCAAGGTCGGCGAAACCTTGTGGTTCTTCCCGCACCAGTGGCCGGCTGCGGTGTTTTTCGCCCTGATCGTCCTGGTCGGGCTGGTCCTGGCGGCCCGGCTGCGTTCCAACCTGGGGCGGGTCGTCTTGTGCCTGGGCGTGCTGCCAGTGGTGTTTCTGGGAGCCACCAAATACGACTACTACGCCTTCAATGTCTGGCATTTGTCGTTTCTGCTCGTGCCGTTTTCCATGGCCTTCGGGCTGGCGGCGGCGCGCCTGTCGGCCCGGGTGGCCGCCCAGGTTCCGGCCGCGGCCGCAGCGCTTGTGCTGGCCACCGGGCTTGGGGCCTGGATGCTTGGGCCCCGCTACGACGCCTTCTACGCCCCGGACACGGCCATCCTGCCCTTTTTCACCCTGTCCAAGCCCTTGGCCCGCAATCTGCCGCCGCTTATCGGCCAGGACGGGGCCGTGGTCTTTTGCGACATGTGCACGTTAAACGGCTACTACTGGTACGCCGACCAGTATGGCGCGGGGGATCGCATCCGCGCCCAGGCCGTGGAGCAGGGCCAGGCCGTTCGCCCGGTGCGGTTCGTCTCGGGCAGCGGCTCCTTTGGCGGCTTCGCCAAGACCGAGGCCGAATTCCTGGCCCGCTACGGCGCGCCGGCCAGCGTCGAGAAGACCTTCCAGGCGGCGGTCTACCGCTTTGACGTGGCCAAGACGCCGTTGCCGGCCATCGGCGCACTGCCCTACACGGCCACGGCCGAGGCCGGGTTGACGAGCTTTTTCGCCGGCGTGGACCGGGCCTGGGGCCTGACCCTGAACCCGGACTGGGGCGGGGCAGCCGGCCCGGCCGACACCGGCGAGGGCGGCTTTGAATACGTCATCGAAAACCACGTGGCCGGACCCCAGCTCGTGGTCTGCCATCAGGAACTCGTCAACACCGGCCGGGGCAACACCTATGTGGTGCGCTACCGCTTCAACGACGAGTCCTTCGTGGAAGCGGCCCGGCTGACGGGGCCAAGCCCGGCCGTGGACCTGGGCTTCGTGGCCGAGCGCCGCGAGCCGTACAAGCGCCTGACCATCCGGGTGGAGATGGTCCTGGCCCCGTACACGGCGGATTTCGCTGGCGGCAACCAATCCACCTTGGGTTTCAAGCGCCTGGACGTGAAGGTGATCCCATTAGAGGAAGCCGTAACGGCTTCCGCCGTCGCGGGAAAGGAAGGCGGATCATGA
- the hemB gene encoding porphobilinogen synthase gives MNIGDFHRGRRLRRTEGLRDLVRETELRPADLIQGYFVVDSPDADFEKPIKSMPGQSQFSVERLVARVGQAMDLGLRAAIVFGLPAKKDPAGTGAYADDGIVQRAVTRLKETYPSLTVVTDVCLCEYTSHGHCGLLDAHGEVRNDPTLELLARTAVSHVRAGADIVAPSDMMDGRVAAIREALDDAGFFHIPIMSYAVKYASAFYGPFRDAADSAPAFGDRRGYQMDPANFREGLREAAADLAEGADILMVKPAMPYLDVLRALRDNFDTPIAAYQVSGEYAMLKAAIANGWLDPKRSVLEALLGIKRAGADMIITYFAEEVLPWIK, from the coding sequence GTGAATATCGGTGATTTCCACCGTGGCCGTCGTCTGCGGCGCACGGAAGGGCTGCGCGACCTGGTCCGCGAGACCGAGTTGCGCCCGGCCGACCTGATCCAGGGCTATTTCGTGGTCGATTCCCCGGACGCCGACTTTGAAAAGCCCATCAAATCCATGCCCGGCCAGAGCCAGTTCTCGGTGGAGCGGCTGGTGGCCCGGGTGGGCCAGGCCATGGACCTGGGGCTTCGGGCGGCCATCGTCTTCGGCCTGCCGGCCAAGAAAGACCCGGCCGGCACCGGAGCCTACGCCGACGACGGCATCGTGCAGCGGGCCGTCACGCGCCTGAAGGAAACCTACCCCTCGCTCACCGTGGTCACCGACGTGTGCCTGTGCGAATACACCAGCCATGGCCACTGCGGCCTGCTCGACGCCCACGGCGAGGTGCGAAACGACCCGACCCTGGAACTGCTGGCCAGGACGGCCGTGAGCCATGTCCGGGCCGGGGCCGACATCGTGGCCCCCTCGGACATGATGGACGGCCGGGTGGCGGCCATCCGGGAAGCACTCGATGATGCCGGCTTTTTCCATATCCCCATCATGAGCTACGCCGTCAAATACGCCTCGGCCTTCTATGGTCCCTTCCGCGACGCCGCCGACAGCGCCCCGGCCTTCGGCGACCGCCGGGGCTACCAGATGGACCCGGCCAACTTCCGCGAAGGCCTGCGCGAGGCCGCGGCCGATCTGGCCGAGGGCGCGGACATCCTCATGGTCAAGCCGGCCATGCCCTATCTCGACGTCTTGCGGGCGCTGCGGGACAATTTCGACACGCCCATCGCCGCCTATCAGGTCAGCGGCGAGTATGCCATGCTCAAAGCCGCCATCGCCAACGGCTGGCTCGACCCCAAGCGTTCGGTGCTTGAGGCGCTCCTGGGCATCAAACGGGCCGGCGCGGACATGATCATTACCTACTTCGCCGAGGAAGTGCTGCCCTGGATCAAATAG